One genomic region from Sphingobacterium sp. UGAL515B_05 encodes:
- the cobA gene encoding uroporphyrinogen-III C-methyltransferase, whose protein sequence is MSIKAKVTLVGAGPGDPDLISLKGIKAIENADVILYDALVNEELLDYAQTACIKIYVGKRAEQLSTSQDEINRLLVDYALNYGHVVRLKGGDPFVFGRGGEEIDYVQQFGIETAVVPGISSAIGLTGLQQLPLTYRGISDSFWVITGSKSDGSLSTDLYLAAASKATVVVLMGYGKLAEIVAIYRERNLHNLPIALIQNGSLPNEKVVLGTIDNILDESVEKRVGVPAIIVIGEVVAKHRSFHEIKEKALAL, encoded by the coding sequence ATGTCAATAAAAGCAAAAGTAACTTTAGTCGGAGCCGGACCGGGCGACCCGGATCTGATAAGCCTTAAGGGAATCAAAGCCATAGAAAATGCTGACGTCATCTTGTATGATGCACTTGTAAATGAAGAATTACTTGATTATGCTCAAACTGCATGTATTAAAATCTATGTTGGAAAACGTGCGGAACAACTTTCTACCTCACAGGATGAAATAAATCGTCTCTTGGTGGATTATGCGCTAAATTATGGACATGTTGTCCGTTTAAAAGGTGGTGATCCGTTTGTTTTTGGTCGTGGCGGAGAAGAAATTGATTATGTTCAGCAATTCGGTATTGAAACAGCTGTTGTTCCTGGTATTTCTTCAGCTATTGGACTGACGGGATTGCAGCAACTACCACTAACATATCGTGGGATTAGCGATAGTTTCTGGGTCATTACAGGCTCAAAGTCAGATGGCTCATTATCGACGGACCTTTATTTGGCAGCAGCGTCTAAGGCAACGGTAGTTGTGTTAATGGGCTATGGAAAACTCGCCGAGATTGTAGCAATCTATCGGGAGAGAAATTTACATAATTTACCTATTGCACTCATTCAAAACGGTTCATTACCGAATGAAAAAGTCGTACTTGGCACCATTGATAATATCCTAGACGAATCTGTGGAAAAAAGAGTGGGGGTACCTGCCATAATTGTAATTGGGGAGGTGGTCGCCAAACACCGTTCATTTCATGAAATTAAAGAAAAAGCGTTAGCATTGTAG
- a CDS encoding bifunctional precorrin-2 dehydrogenase/sirohydrochlorin ferrochelatase, with protein sequence MNQLFPIFVKLNQIHILLVGGGKVALEKFQALVSNDETLNLTIVAREITPGFEDLLQNYPQIQLHIRPFAPNDLTNKQLVIAATNNIELNDQLRSLTSKEHILFNAADKPDLCDFYLGSIVKKGNLKIAISTNGKSPTMAKRVKEFLNDLLPEEIDETLSLLSTYRDRLKGDFEFKVKKLNEHTKNILRHER encoded by the coding sequence ATGAACCAACTCTTTCCAATATTTGTCAAACTTAATCAGATCCACATCTTGCTTGTTGGGGGCGGGAAAGTTGCGTTAGAGAAATTTCAGGCTTTGGTTTCTAATGACGAGACATTAAACCTGACCATTGTGGCTAGGGAAATCACTCCAGGTTTTGAGGACCTATTACAAAATTATCCACAGATTCAGCTCCACATCCGTCCATTTGCACCCAATGACCTTACAAACAAACAACTCGTCATCGCAGCAACCAACAATATCGAGCTCAATGATCAACTGCGTAGTTTAACATCCAAAGAGCATATATTGTTTAATGCAGCAGACAAACCAGACTTGTGCGATTTCTATCTAGGATCCATTGTAAAAAAAGGAAATCTTAAAATTGCCATTTCCACGAATGGTAAGTCTCCAACAATGGCTAAACGGGTTAAAGAGTTCTTAAACGACCTCTTACCCGAAGAAATAGATGAGACATTGTCATTGTTGAGTACCTATAGGGATCGACTCAAAGGAGATTTCGAATTTAAAGTAAAGAAGTTGAACGAGCATACAAAAAATATATTACGTCATGAACGTTAA
- a CDS encoding phosphoadenylyl-sulfate reductase, with translation MNVKELKEIITDKKGVELLQTIASLFPNEVIFSTSFGIEDQIITEWIGKNQIDIQLFTLDTGRLFKETYSLWSRTLERYQLQIKTYSPDTALLEDFVSRKGPNSFYESVENRKECCRIRKIEPLQRAIKGKKIWVTGIRSDQSTNRHDMDFIEYDELNQIIKIHPLFDWTFEEVKKYCKEHYIPYNVLHDKGFPSIGCQPCTRAIQEGEDFRAGRWWWEDQSKKECGLHAVKS, from the coding sequence ATGAACGTTAAGGAACTTAAAGAAATTATTACTGATAAAAAAGGAGTAGAACTCTTGCAGACTATAGCTTCACTGTTTCCCAATGAAGTCATCTTCTCTACCTCGTTCGGTATTGAGGATCAGATTATCACGGAATGGATCGGTAAAAATCAGATTGATATCCAACTCTTCACGCTGGATACCGGCCGACTGTTTAAAGAAACCTACTCGTTATGGAGTCGTACATTGGAACGCTACCAATTGCAGATTAAAACTTACAGTCCAGATACAGCTTTGTTGGAGGATTTTGTCAGCAGAAAAGGCCCCAATTCATTCTATGAATCGGTGGAAAACCGAAAAGAATGTTGTAGAATAAGAAAAATCGAGCCACTACAACGTGCAATCAAAGGAAAGAAAATTTGGGTAACAGGCATCCGCTCCGACCAGTCCACCAATCGACATGATATGGACTTTATCGAGTATGACGAGCTAAATCAAATCATCAAAATACATCCTCTATTTGACTGGACTTTTGAAGAAGTAAAAAAATATTGCAAGGAACACTATATTCCTTATAATGTATTACATGACAAAGGTTTTCCAAGTATTGGCTGCCAACCCTGTACCCGAGCTATACAAGAAGGTGAAGATTTCCGTGCTGGTCGATGGTGGTGGGAAGATCAGAGTAAAAAAGAATGCGGTTTGCACGCTGTTAAATCTTAG
- the cysD gene encoding sulfate adenylyltransferase subunit CysD — protein sequence MDYLDHLEAEAIYILREVAGQFEKPALLFSGGKDSITLVHLAKKAFRPGKFPFPLVHIDTGHNFPETIAFRDSLIEEIGEKLIVGYVQDSIDQGKVVEQKGKNASRNALQTVTLLDTISKHGFDACIGGARRDEEKARAKERIFSVRDEFGQWDPKRQRPELWSIFNGKINKGENVRVFPISNWTELDVWNYIKREGIALPSIYFSHERDVITRNGQLMAAAPFLNIDAEDVIQRKSVRFRTVGDMTCTAAVDSTATELDDIIAEIKASTVSERGARMDDKVSEAAMEERKKQGYF from the coding sequence ATGGACTATTTAGATCATTTAGAAGCGGAAGCTATATATATATTAAGAGAAGTAGCTGGACAATTTGAAAAACCTGCACTCTTATTTTCGGGGGGAAAGGACTCTATTACACTTGTTCACTTAGCGAAAAAGGCTTTCAGACCAGGTAAATTTCCATTTCCATTGGTCCATATCGACACTGGACACAATTTTCCAGAAACAATTGCTTTCAGGGATTCATTGATAGAAGAAATCGGAGAGAAGCTTATTGTAGGTTATGTTCAGGATAGCATAGACCAAGGGAAAGTGGTAGAGCAAAAAGGAAAAAATGCAAGCCGCAATGCCTTGCAAACAGTAACATTATTGGATACAATTTCGAAGCATGGTTTTGACGCTTGTATCGGAGGTGCGCGTAGAGATGAGGAGAAAGCGCGTGCTAAGGAACGAATTTTCTCTGTCCGGGACGAGTTTGGTCAATGGGATCCTAAAAGACAACGACCTGAACTATGGAGTATTTTCAATGGTAAGATAAACAAAGGTGAAAATGTACGCGTATTTCCAATTTCTAACTGGACAGAATTAGATGTGTGGAACTATATCAAACGTGAGGGGATCGCACTACCGTCCATCTATTTTAGTCACGAACGAGATGTGATTACACGCAATGGTCAATTGATGGCAGCAGCTCCATTTTTGAATATTGACGCAGAAGATGTTATTCAACGTAAATCTGTCCGCTTCAGAACGGTTGGCGACATGACATGTACTGCAGCAGTGGACTCAACAGCAACAGAACTTGATGATATCATCGCAGAAATCAAAGCATCAACTGTAAGCGAACGAGGAGCACGGATGGACGACAAGGTATCTGAAGCCGCTATGGAAGAGCGCAAAAAACAGGGATACTTTTAA
- a CDS encoding sulfate adenylyltransferase subunit 1: MNILKFITAGSVDDGKSTLIGRLLYDTNSILDDQLEAIQRANRKNDDGTVDLAILTDGLKAEREQGITIDVAYKYFQTDRRKYIIADAPGHIQYTRNMVTGASNSDLIIILVDARKGVIEQTKRHSFIAKLLAMKQVLVCVNKMDMVDYSASVYEQIKNDYLALAANLKLKDVDFIPVSALKGDNIVYKSERMLWYTGESLLDYLEHVEIHEREAANWRFPVQWVVRPQTDDLHDYRGYAGRVLGEGLTVGDQVIVYPAETYSTIDAIELNGQQLQRAESGQSVIIHLRDDVDISRGDTIASIENPPKFERNIQANLCWFDSKPLDTDQIYLVQSHSKLTKIKIVDVLYKFDINTQEKVYNDIIKLNDIGRIAIKSAENLVFDLQEENSENSQAIVIDPRTNLTVGALMIQAVD, translated from the coding sequence ATGAATATATTGAAATTTATAACTGCCGGCTCTGTAGATGATGGTAAAAGTACCCTAATCGGCCGATTACTATATGACACAAATTCCATCCTGGACGACCAGCTGGAAGCTATACAACGTGCAAACCGTAAAAATGATGATGGAACGGTAGACTTGGCCATATTAACCGATGGACTTAAAGCCGAACGTGAGCAGGGAATAACCATCGATGTTGCTTATAAATACTTTCAGACAGATCGCAGAAAGTATATCATAGCTGATGCTCCAGGGCATATACAATATACGAGAAACATGGTAACAGGTGCATCCAATTCGGATCTGATCATCATCTTGGTTGATGCCAGAAAGGGGGTAATTGAGCAGACAAAACGCCATTCCTTCATCGCTAAATTGTTAGCGATGAAACAAGTACTAGTCTGCGTCAATAAAATGGATATGGTCGATTACAGTGCTTCAGTATACGAACAGATCAAAAATGACTATTTGGCATTGGCAGCCAACCTTAAACTTAAGGATGTTGATTTCATACCCGTTTCAGCATTGAAAGGTGACAATATTGTGTATAAATCCGAGCGGATGCTTTGGTATACAGGTGAATCCTTGTTGGATTATCTGGAACACGTTGAAATACATGAACGTGAAGCCGCAAATTGGAGATTCCCCGTTCAATGGGTTGTAAGACCACAAACTGATGATTTACACGACTATAGGGGTTATGCAGGTCGGGTATTAGGAGAGGGGTTAACTGTTGGTGACCAAGTTATTGTTTATCCGGCAGAAACATATAGCACGATTGATGCGATCGAACTGAATGGACAACAGCTTCAACGGGCTGAAAGTGGCCAGTCGGTGATCATTCACCTTCGTGATGACGTTGATATTAGTCGTGGCGATACTATCGCAAGTATAGAAAATCCACCAAAGTTCGAGCGCAACATTCAGGCGAATTTATGTTGGTTCGACAGCAAACCATTGGACACAGATCAAATATATCTAGTACAAAGCCATAGCAAATTAACCAAAATAAAGATAGTAGATGTACTATACAAATTTGATATCAATACACAAGAAAAAGTGTATAATGATATTATTAAGCTAAATGACATTGGCCGAATCGCGATTAAATCCGCTGAGAATCTTGTATTTGATTTGCAAGAAGAAAATTCTGAAAATTCCCAAGCCATTGTTATTGATCCAAGAACAAATCTAACAGTCGGCGCATTGATGATTCAGGCAGTCGACTAA
- the gdhA gene encoding NADP-specific glutamate dehydrogenase, with product MSKNFNEFISIVEKRNPNEPEFLQAVKEVTEDLFPYITENHPEFFDQKILERLTEPERIISFRVTWLDDNHQVQVNRGYRVQMNSSIGPYKGGLRFAPSVNQSILKFLAFEQVFKNSLTGLPIGGGKGGSDFDPKGKTDNEIMRFCQSFMTELYRHIGADTDVPAGDIGVGGREIGFLFGQFKRLQNNFTGVLTGKGELWGGSYIRPEATGYGLLYFVDCIFKHQGKSLQGKVATVSGAGNVAFYAVEKALQLGAKVITVSNSLGTLYDPDGFNAEKMAFGATLGRSLDQYPSKYPNAQFFPGQKPWQFKCDIALPCATQNELDESDAKTLISNGCICVAEGANMPSTAEAIKVFLDAKISFAPGKAANAGGVAVSGLEMSQNSIRTQWCTEEVDNRLKSIMESIHETCLKYGKESEFVNYLKGANIGGFIKVANAMKAQGIV from the coding sequence ATGTCAAAAAATTTTAACGAGTTCATCTCAATCGTTGAGAAACGTAATCCAAATGAACCAGAGTTCTTACAAGCTGTAAAAGAAGTTACCGAGGATTTATTTCCTTATATTACCGAAAACCATCCTGAATTTTTCGACCAAAAAATTCTTGAAAGACTTACTGAACCAGAGCGTATTATATCTTTCCGCGTAACTTGGTTGGATGACAACCATCAAGTACAGGTAAATCGCGGATACCGTGTTCAAATGAACAGTTCAATTGGTCCATATAAAGGTGGGCTTCGCTTTGCTCCTTCTGTTAACCAAAGCATCCTTAAATTCCTTGCTTTTGAGCAAGTATTCAAAAATAGTCTGACAGGATTGCCGATTGGTGGCGGTAAAGGTGGGTCTGATTTCGATCCTAAAGGAAAGACGGACAATGAAATCATGCGTTTTTGTCAAAGTTTCATGACTGAACTTTACCGTCATATTGGTGCTGATACCGACGTACCTGCTGGTGATATCGGAGTTGGTGGACGTGAAATAGGCTTTTTATTTGGTCAATTTAAACGTCTTCAAAACAATTTTACAGGAGTCCTTACAGGTAAAGGTGAATTATGGGGCGGTTCATATATTCGTCCCGAAGCTACTGGTTATGGTTTATTGTATTTTGTTGACTGTATTTTCAAACATCAAGGAAAATCATTACAAGGTAAAGTAGCGACAGTTTCTGGTGCTGGGAATGTAGCTTTTTACGCTGTAGAAAAAGCATTGCAGCTTGGTGCTAAAGTAATTACCGTATCAAACAGTTTGGGAACACTTTATGATCCTGATGGATTTAACGCAGAAAAAATGGCTTTTGGTGCTACATTAGGAAGAAGTTTAGATCAATATCCATCCAAATATCCAAATGCTCAGTTCTTCCCAGGTCAAAAACCTTGGCAATTCAAATGCGATATTGCATTACCTTGCGCAACACAAAATGAACTAGATGAGTCCGACGCCAAGACACTTATTTCAAACGGGTGTATATGTGTCGCCGAAGGTGCCAATATGCCTTCAACTGCTGAAGCTATCAAAGTTTTCCTAGATGCAAAAATCAGTTTTGCGCCCGGTAAAGCAGCGAATGCCGGTGGTGTTGCTGTCAGTGGCCTGGAAATGTCTCAAAATTCTATCCGCACACAATGGTGTACTGAGGAAGTTGACAATCGCCTAAAATCAATTATGGAGAGTATCCACGAGACCTGTTTAAAATATGGTAAAGAAAGTGAATTTGTAAACTATCTAAAAGGCGCCAATATTGGTGGTTTTATAAAAGTCGCTAATGCCATGAAAGCACAAGGTATCGTATAA
- a CDS encoding MgtC/SapB family protein: protein MEIILDFLSSEPLLNAITSILCGSLIGFEREYRNKSAGFRTVVLICFGSAMFTIVSCLFVGNSTDRVAANIVTGIGFIGAGVIFKGKLSVSGLTTAAVIWATAGIGMFAGLGQLMYAISFAVFMVVILALFQRIEILLARYYLVRSLHVKFSSNEFYHLHEFEQLATEFKIKATRRVIEKISGKLEVMYDISGKMNDLDRFNQQLAGSIVIDEFYYNK from the coding sequence ATGGAGATTATTCTTGATTTCTTGAGTAGTGAGCCTTTATTAAATGCTATTACTTCAATTCTATGTGGTAGTTTAATTGGTTTTGAACGGGAGTACAGAAACAAATCTGCTGGATTCCGAACGGTGGTTTTGATCTGTTTTGGTTCAGCTATGTTTACTATTGTTTCGTGCCTGTTTGTTGGCAACAGTACAGACCGTGTTGCTGCAAATATTGTTACCGGGATCGGTTTTATTGGCGCCGGTGTCATCTTTAAAGGAAAGCTATCGGTCAGTGGCCTTACAACGGCAGCGGTAATTTGGGCAACAGCTGGAATTGGAATGTTTGCCGGATTAGGACAGTTGATGTACGCTATTTCCTTTGCTGTATTTATGGTTGTTATCCTTGCTTTGTTTCAGCGAATTGAAATTCTTCTGGCACGTTACTATCTGGTCCGTTCCCTTCATGTTAAATTTAGTTCTAATGAGTTTTACCATTTACATGAGTTCGAACAGCTCGCAACGGAGTTTAAAATTAAAGCCACAAGGCGAGTAATTGAAAAGATTAGCGGTAAATTGGAGGTTATGTATGATATTTCAGGTAAAATGAATGATTTAGACCGGTTCAATCAGCAATTGGCAGGATCAATTGTTATAGATGAGTTCTATTATAATAAATAA
- a CDS encoding endonuclease MutS2: protein MVYPINAIDKLGFSEIKDRIKQKCLSESGRELVDKIQPQTRFDQIDRFLRQTNEFKDLLVNDGAFPVENFFPLRSIIEKARVEGAFLLEEEFFRVLLSLKTVYAIIRYFNEREGLYPNLEVLFEHLPIEKGIIRDIEMVIDERGKLKNNASRLLLEITQQIQKTEQEALKRINSIFKSAQDSGWTADGNLTVRDGRLCIPILAENKRKLKGLIHDESATGQTAYIEPEEVFQLNNKIRDLEFERRREVIRILVELTDKVRPHIPLLLSYHGLLTKVDFVRAKALFALDIEAEMPELSKEAEINLVNGRHPLLLLNQHHTVVPLNIQIDSTQRIIVVSGPNAGGKSVCMKTVGLLQIMVQSGLLIPAEPTTKVGVFKQVFADIGDDQSIESDLSTYSAHLSKMKYFTEFANGRTLVLIDEFGTGTDPLFGGPIAEAVLESLNKKQIRGVVTTHYSNLKVFASNSTGLENASMLFDNREMKPMYILQIGKPGSSYAFEIAQKIGLGRDILESAKSKIGVQQKKVDTLLIDLEREKKEVFDTKVAINKREKELESIKSEYLELQMYLEENKRGILKKAKEEAQQIIKNSNKLIENTVAQIKSAKADKEKTRELRNNLDQALQAVLPKEQQVIKQVTKEKTPESSELAIGDWVQILDNGAEAQVVEIAKNNLILAMGELRTVQKRKNVIKLEGREGKKNAKSLSKSISAGSVADFKPELDLRGMRTEDALNELERVLDRAVMIGYPSLKIVHGKGDGILRKFVRDYLRKYSHVSRFEDEHQDRGGDGITYAYL, encoded by the coding sequence ATGGTATATCCAATAAATGCAATAGATAAGCTCGGTTTTTCCGAGATAAAAGATAGAATAAAACAAAAATGCTTAAGTGAGTCGGGACGTGAGTTGGTTGATAAAATTCAACCGCAGACCCGTTTTGACCAAATTGATAGATTTTTAAGACAGACGAATGAGTTTAAAGATCTCTTGGTGAATGATGGCGCATTTCCCGTTGAAAATTTTTTCCCATTGAGATCAATCATTGAGAAAGCTCGTGTGGAAGGTGCGTTTTTACTTGAAGAGGAATTCTTTCGGGTACTATTATCTCTTAAGACAGTTTACGCCATTATTCGTTATTTCAATGAGCGCGAAGGACTTTATCCCAATCTTGAGGTACTCTTTGAACATTTGCCGATCGAGAAAGGAATTATTCGCGATATTGAAATGGTGATTGACGAGCGTGGAAAGCTTAAAAATAACGCATCACGTTTGCTATTGGAAATAACACAACAGATTCAAAAGACGGAGCAGGAGGCACTCAAACGTATCAATAGTATCTTTAAAAGTGCACAAGATAGTGGTTGGACTGCCGATGGTAACCTTACCGTACGGGATGGAAGGCTTTGTATTCCTATTTTAGCAGAAAATAAGAGAAAGCTTAAAGGTTTGATTCATGACGAATCCGCTACAGGTCAAACTGCTTATATAGAGCCGGAAGAAGTATTTCAGTTAAATAATAAGATTAGGGATTTAGAGTTTGAACGTCGTCGTGAGGTTATTCGTATTTTAGTGGAATTAACGGATAAGGTTCGTCCACATATTCCTTTGCTACTTTCGTATCATGGACTATTGACCAAAGTGGATTTTGTACGAGCAAAAGCACTTTTTGCCTTGGATATTGAGGCAGAAATGCCTGAATTATCGAAAGAAGCCGAGATTAATTTGGTCAATGGCCGACATCCACTTTTGTTGTTAAATCAACATCATACGGTTGTTCCTCTAAATATACAAATTGATAGTACCCAACGTATTATTGTTGTTTCGGGGCCGAATGCAGGTGGTAAATCTGTCTGCATGAAAACAGTAGGGCTATTGCAGATTATGGTGCAGTCGGGATTATTAATACCGGCCGAACCAACAACAAAAGTAGGTGTTTTTAAACAGGTATTTGCGGATATTGGTGATGATCAATCGATAGAAAGTGATTTGAGTACCTATAGCGCACACCTGTCTAAGATGAAGTATTTTACTGAATTTGCAAACGGACGCACGCTGGTTTTGATTGATGAGTTTGGAACCGGGACGGATCCTTTATTTGGTGGGCCTATCGCTGAGGCAGTATTAGAATCACTTAATAAGAAGCAAATTAGGGGAGTTGTAACGACACACTATTCAAATCTGAAAGTATTTGCCAGCAATTCAACCGGCTTGGAGAATGCCTCCATGCTATTTGACAATCGAGAAATGAAACCGATGTATATTCTTCAGATTGGTAAACCGGGAAGTTCCTATGCATTTGAAATTGCTCAAAAAATAGGGTTAGGCAGGGATATCCTAGAGTCTGCCAAAAGTAAAATTGGTGTGCAGCAAAAGAAGGTAGATACGCTTTTAATCGATCTTGAGAGAGAGAAAAAAGAAGTATTTGACACAAAGGTTGCCATTAATAAGCGGGAGAAAGAACTGGAGTCGATTAAATCGGAATATCTGGAATTACAAATGTATTTGGAAGAGAATAAACGAGGAATTCTGAAGAAGGCTAAAGAGGAAGCGCAGCAGATTATTAAGAATTCAAATAAGCTCATTGAGAATACTGTTGCCCAGATTAAATCGGCTAAAGCAGATAAAGAGAAGACCCGGGAGTTGCGTAACAATCTAGATCAGGCTCTTCAGGCTGTTTTACCTAAAGAACAGCAGGTTATAAAGCAAGTTACTAAAGAGAAGACCCCAGAATCTAGTGAATTAGCGATTGGAGATTGGGTGCAGATTTTAGACAATGGTGCTGAGGCACAGGTAGTAGAAATTGCAAAAAACAACCTTATTCTGGCTATGGGTGAATTACGTACTGTACAAAAACGAAAAAACGTAATTAAGTTGGAGGGGCGTGAAGGGAAAAAAAACGCAAAAAGTTTATCGAAGTCCATTTCTGCAGGTTCTGTGGCAGATTTTAAACCCGAACTTGATTTGAGAGGTATGCGTACCGAGGATGCACTCAATGAACTGGAGCGGGTTCTGGATCGGGCAGTAATGATCGGTTATCCGTCGTTAAAGATTGTTCACGGAAAAGGTGATGGTATTTTACGCAAGTTTGTACGCGATTATCTGCGTAAATATAGTCATGTAAGTCGATTTGAAGACGAGCATCAGGATCGTGGTGGTGATGGTATAACTTATGCTTATCTATAG